The DNA segment TTGAAATGCTTAAAAAGCGCAAGCTTACGATAGAGGAAAAACGCAAAAAATACCTCCAGCAGCTTGCCGAAAAACTTGCCCGCACATCAGTTGACATAGTCGTCGAAACAGATGAAGAAGACAGACCTTTCGGCGCAGTATCCGCGGGTCAAATTGCTGATGCATTACAAAGACAGGGATTCAATGTCGATAAAAAACAGATAATAATTGAAGAACCCATAGACAGCCTCGGCGTGTATAATGTAAAAATCAAGCTACACCCAGAAATAGAAACCAAAATAAGGCTCTGGGTTCTAAAAAGCGAAAAGTAGGAAAACCACAAACCCCTACCAAATTATTAATTTTTCCGTCTTATCTTAACGATGAACCTTTTTATTTGCAAAATTTGAAACATTGAGTTTAATTTCGAGTAGTTAGCAAAGAGGGGTATTGTTATGCAGGCTATTTTTTGGCGACTTTTAGCAGCTCATCTTTTTGTTGATTTCCCGCTAAGAAACCATAGGCAGCTTTACAACATAACTGAAGGCAAAAAATTCTTTCTTCACATTGTCTTTGTTATTCTGCTTAACCTTGCCGTTTTCGGGGAGGCTGCATTCTACAG comes from the bacterium genome and includes:
- the rplI gene encoding 50S ribosomal protein L9 — encoded protein: MKIILIQPHPKLGDVGDIVEVKDGFARNYLIPKKFAIPATKSNLKQIEMLKKRKLTIEEKRKKYLQQLAEKLARTSVDIVVETDEEDRPFGAVSAGQIADALQRQGFNVDKKQIIIEEPIDSLGVYNVKIKLHPEIETKIRLWVLKSEK